Below is a genomic region from Ziziphus jujuba cultivar Dongzao chromosome 7, ASM3175591v1.
ATAAAGCAGAAAAGAGGAGGACCctggtcttttttattttctttgcttttggtaAGTCTCGTATTTCTATAGAATTTCCCTATTATCTCCCCTCGCAGCAATCAAAACTACATCACTTTAATTTCAAACGAAGCATTATCAGAATGGGAAATTTCATGCCATCAGAATACACCAACAACAGTTTATTGACCACAAAACCAAAAGAGTGCATCCATAGTTTGCAGTGGAAGGCAAATATAagatcacaaatatatttttactaaaatgCATTCATTAAGTAAGAAGTAGATCCATAACAAGGCAGTTGCAACCAAAAAGTATCAAATTTCATGAGTAGGacgaacaaaaaagaaaaaaagtgacaAAAGATTTAACGACTGTGGTACAAAAAAGCCACACTAGTaagatatatgtgtgtgtgtgtgtgtgtgtgtgtgtgtgtgtgtgtgaacagGTACACCAAATGTCATATATATGAACATTGGTTAAACTAAACAAGCAAAAATGTTGAATTTAAACCAACCAACTTGAACCCAATTCCGGAATTGACCAACCACAATCGACCATCCAAACACCCATCCAACagagaaaattttaataaattgtaaatcATTTGGCTgtggattaaaaaataataataataaaaaaagcactAACTAACCTCAATAAAATCATTGAGAAAACACGAAGGCAAAACCTTGACGGGCTTGTAAAACGAGATGCGTATCAAATCCTTCATCTTCGCAGGGCTCTGCGGCAACAAAACGCTCGTGGCTTCATCCACGCTTTTCACCTGAAACATCCCTTCCTCCATATCCTTCTCTTCCATACACACCCCGGCGCAGCATAGCACCACCCGCTCCACTTTCTCCTCAAACAGCGCTGCCATACTGTAAGCCACAAACCCGCCGTAGCTGATCCCCACCACATTCATCCTCCGTACAACGCCGTGTGACTCCATCATAGCGACGACGCATCGGGCCTGGAACTCGACAGAGCGCTCCGGCCGGGATGTGTACGAATCGCCGAAGAAGAGCAGGTCCGGTACGTAGAGGTTGAAGTGGGCGACGAGCGGCGAAACGATGTCGTTCCATTGCCACATTGCGTTGGCGCCGAAACCATGTATGAGGACCAGCGTGGGCTTGGACTCCACGTGGGCTTGTGGAACCCAGCAGTGCATGATGGTCCCATCTCCGAGATCCGTGGTCGTGGATTTCAGGCCCGTCTTCCAGAACGAGTACCGTAAGAGCCAGTCCTTTGCCGCGATGAAGCTGAAGCACTTCGCCATTGACGAACAACAGACCAAGAAAATGCtgacaaaatataaaatcaaataattaaattaactgAGAGAGGAAAAGAGATTCACAGAGATAAAGAGGTTAGGtatcaaaaatttattagcTTTGacatataataaatgattttatgCGAAAACTATGTAGCCGGCGTGGACCGACATTCGTTAGAGAAAAGAAGGGTAAG
It encodes:
- the LOC107425299 gene encoding uncharacterized protein LOC107425299 — encoded protein: MAKCFSFIAAKDWLLRYSFWKTGLKSTTTDLGDGTIMHCWVPQAHVESKPTLVLIHGFGANAMWQWNDIVSPLVAHFNLYVPDLLFFGDSYTSRPERSVEFQARCVVAMMESHGVVRRMNVVGISYGGFVAYSMAALFEEKVERVVLCCAGVCMEEKDMEEGMFQVKSVDEATSVLLPQSPAKMKDLIRISFYKPVKVLPSCFLNDFIEVMCTEYLQERKELIHALHKDRKQSDLPKITQPTLLIWGEYDQIFPLELAHRLKRHLGENAELVIIKNAGHAINAEKPKEMYKHFKSFLIDSLRLPPHKQENHSNGRKMD